Part of the uncultured Desulfobacter sp. genome, CCAGCCCCCGCGGTGGATGGTTTTTTCGTGTCTGGCGGCGGTGGCGGAGCTGCTGTTACGCAGGGGGCTCAGGCAGATCATTGTCATCCAAAAGAAATCATTCCTGTACTTAATGATATAGGCTATATTTCCGATGAAAGGCCTCAGAGCCTGTTTGGTGAGAAGAAACTGAGCCGTCCGAAAGAGGTTTTTTCCTGTCTTGAAAAGATGGTAGAAAAAAGAACCGAGGCCTTTATTAAACTCGCAAAAGACTATGAAATAGATTTTGGATTTATCGTTTATCGTTCATCAGTTATGGCTGAGATTTTTTGCCTTCCTGAATGGCATCGTCATTTGGCCAATACTAAGGATATAAACCAAGAGTTACTAGATGCGGTAAAACATTTTTATCAGCATCTTGACGAGCAGGTAAGAATACTAAATGATTTTTTTTCAAGTCCGGAGCTTCTTATAGTCTCCGATCATGCAACGACTGTAACTCGCTGGCATATTAATATAAACACCTTTTTACGCGAAAATGGTTTTCAAAAGTCATCTTCAAGAAAGCAAGGTCTTTTTAAATTTGTTGCGACCTTAAAACAATGGGCACCTGTTTCTCTTAGAGCTAAACTTGGAAAAATATCTAAGATTAGGAAAGCTTACATTGGTGTAAAACCGTTTGATTCCAAAAGTTCAGCTGCATTTTGTATGGTGATGGGTGACTGGGTCCCTGGTGTCTTTATCAATGATGAAGAACGATTTGGGGGGCCTGTACCCTCTATTGACATCCATGAATTAAGCGAGAAAATTGTTCTTGCTTTTAACTCGAATCCTGAGTGCATTAAACACGGTATGTCTGCTTGGGTTAAGAAGGATGGCAAAACAGCTTCATCCCGGCATTTTCCAGATATCACTTTTAATATACAGGATGGATATTTGATTAGCAACGTGTTTCAGGCGTTTGTTACTGAATTTATACTACCGGTAGTGGAGCCGGATATCGCATCTCTTGTGAGAGGGCCATCTTTGTGCGCTAAAGCACATATTCCCTTGGCCATCATCTTAAACAATAAGTGGAAAGTTGAGGTGGCTACAGAAAAACAAGATCTGAGGTTGATCTATGATCATGTTCTTGAAATCTTTGATTAGAATTTTAATTTTCCGATATTAAAAGCTAAAATTTCAAACACACTTACGATTTTAGGAAAGGAGATGAAAAATATGCCTAGCCAATATTTAATTGCAAGGTGTGTGGAGAAAAAAGATCTGAGATGGTTTTATAGTTGTGCTATATTAATTGCAATCTTTTTTCTAATCAGTTCAAAGCTTGCTAAATCAGAAGAATTTTACGTTGATAATAAATCCGGAAAAGATAGTAATTCTGGTCTCATTGACAGACCATTTAAGTCAATTTCAAAAGCTATGGCTGCTATTAAAGCAGGTGACACATTAACAATTATTTCAAACGGAGAAGATACTCCTTATTGGGAAGCAATCCAATTAAATCAATCGGGGCTTTCCGGTGCTTATATAACTATCCAAGGAGAGTCAGAAAATAAAAAACCTATTTTCCTTGGAAATGATAGTGGTTCGACTCTCCAGTGTTATGGAAAGAAATTTATCCGAGTCAGAAATATTATATTTAAGAATTCAAAGTATAGTACGCTAGGTTTTTCAAATGTTAAAAATATTATTTTGACCGGATTGGAAATTTATGGAACCCGCAAAAACGCAATATTGGTAACTGACGGAGGCACGAATTTTCAAGTAATAAATTGTATAATTAGAAATGTAGACAATAGCGGTATTGCCTTTATGGGGAGTAAATTTGAAAAATTAAGCCATACGTTGGTTGATGGTTGTACTATAAGCGACGTGTTGACCAATGATGGAATTACATTGCATAAACAAGATGGATACAATGTCGGCTCCGATCACATAATATCTAACAACAAAATCAGTCATTGCCGGGAACAGGGGATTGATATCACGTCAGGAACAAAAGTATTAATAGAGAATAATTATACATTTAGTAACCACGATAGTGGAATTCTGATCGACCATAATGCCTCTGATGTTGAAATAATTAACCATCGGTCAAAAAATGAAAAGTTGTACGGATTAATCATAAACGATTCTAAAAATGTGGTTGTTGAGAACTCTTCCTTTTTCGGTGCTGTAAAAAAAACAATTTTAAGGATAAAGGGATGCGAAAATTTAGTAATGGAAAATAATGTTTTTAAATCCACTGAAGGAAGCGCGCATAGATATCTTGTAGATATTTGCGACTCTGATACTGCTGTAACGAATAACCTCACCTTTAGGTGCAATCAGTTTTTAGTTTCTAAAGGCAATTTGTCAAGCAGCATGATGTTGCGTTACTTAAAAATAATTCCCGAAGAAATTGTTATTAAATGGGAGAACAATATATGGTATAATTATGAAAATGATAAAAAAGTTTTTTTTGATGCTAATAATGGTAAATATGATTTTGATAAATTCAAGAATAAGTATGCTCCAAGCGATTCTTTTGTCAATCCAGAAAATGATGATAATATATAGAATTAACGGGGGCTTATATAAATGTTTCTGATATATATCATATTGACAATCGTATTTTTTGGAGGATCTTTAGAAGCTTATAATATAGTACCCCCGGTTTTTAATTGGTCAACAGAACCGCTTATATATATTCTTTTTGTGTTCTCCTCTTTGAAAAAAGCAATTCATGGAGGCTCGTTTTCTTTTCCTTTTTTACCTCAAGTTCTTTTTTTTTTTATTATTGGAATAGTTTCTGGTGTGGTAAATTCAAATATTTCTATTAATGCGCTTTTTGGTATTCGACTAATCATTAGATTTTATGTTTTTTATTTAGCCGTTTTGAACTTGGAATTAAATGAAAAACAGGCAAGGAGCATTTTATTATTCTTGACTTTATTATTTTTAGTTCAAATACCCACCTCCATAGTAAAATTAATTATTTTTGGGCAGGGAGAACGTGCAATTGGTACATATAGTGCTAAGGAAGGCTCTTTGTCAACTATGATTCCTTTAATTGCAATAGGTTATATTGCTCCTCTGTATCTATATAAAAGAAAATTGTGGACTTCGATTATTTTGAGCCTAGGTTTTATTGCTTTTTCATTTATTGGGGGAAAACGTGCACTAGTATTTATGCTACCTCTTCTTATTTTTTTCATGTTGGGCTTGATAGGGGTAAGTAGGTGGCTTAAAAAGTCTAATTTGAAAATTTCCTTAGCAAACTTAGGTTTTTTGATTCCAGTTTTTTTGCTTATTTTCGTCGCTGCTGGGCTAAAATTCATTCCAACGCTAAATCCAGAAAAAAAGATTGGTGGATCAATTAATTTCACTCATGCCATTGAGTTTGCAGCAGGATATACTAACAATACAATGGGGGTAACAACAAAAGTTGAAGGAAAGCTTACGCCTACTGGGGGAAGACTTTCAACTAGTAAAAGAATTTTTAGCGTTATGACCAAGGAAGGCATCGTTCGATTCCTAATAGGTTACGGCCCTGGTTCATTTACCGAGTCGAGATTTAATAAGGGTAGATCTCAGAGGAATTTTCTTATTCAAAAGTTTAATATCATTTATGGTATAACACCTTTAGGCTATATTCAAGTTGAATATGGATTTATGGGTGTTTTAGTATATTTGTCAATTTTAATTTCTATATTGGTTAAGTGTATTACAGGTTGGCTCAGAGAAACGGATGCGTATTGGGAAATGCATCTATTCGGGTCCTCTTGTTTTGCTTTTATTATGATCCTTCTTTGGTCTTATTATCATCCTCCATCAATGTTAGGGGATACCATTCCCTGTGTGTTTTTTTTGTTAATGGGAATCGCTTTTACCCGCATCCATGCAGTTAAAAAAAATGAAGCACTAATGTAGAGTGCTATTTGTAGTTGTCAGTTTCCAATATGAATGGAGAAACCTTTATTCTTATCAAATTGGGCTTGGAAATATAACCCTTTGTACTTTTATGTATATAATTTGATTATATCTCTCATTGTATTTTAATGGTTCATAGAGATTAATTATTGATTTTATCAAAGATTATCTTTTTGATTTCTGAACTCCTAAAGTTGAGTTAGGAGGGGATGTAAAAGGGTAATATAGTATTTTCACAAGTAATCGCTATGAGTCATCTACAACAATCATAGCAATATATGACGGCTAAAAATAAATGATTAAAATAATTAATAAAGCAGATTGTTGCGGGTGTGAGGCTTGTATTCAGATATGTCCCAAATCATGCATTGTCCCCAAATATGATGATGAAGGATTTTTATATCCATATACGAATGAAGAGCAATGTGTGGATTGCAATCTTTGCACAGAAGTTTGTCCAATACTTTCAGTTTCAGAAAATGAAGCGAAAAAAGTTGAAAGAGTCATCGCTGCTATAAATAAAGATGAAGAAATGCTTAATAATAGTTCTTCCGGAGGCGTTTTCATAGCACTCTGTTCTGAAATGATAAATAGAGGTGGTGTTGTCTATGGCGCATCGTTTGATGAGAATTGGAATGTTGTTCATTCTGCTGCAAATTCTTTAAGGGCTTGTAAGTCATTTATGGGCTCAAAGTATGTGCAAAGTTCGATTAATAATATTTATAGAAATGTGCAGCAAAATTTAATTAAAAAAAAAGATGTTTTTTTTTCAGGGACACCATGCCAAGTTGCCGGATTAAAAAGGTATTTAAGAAAAGATTATAGGAATTTATATGTATGCGATTTTGTTTGCCATGGTGTGCCTTCTCCCGGTGTTTGGGTAAAGTATGTCTCATCTGTAAAAAAGAAGATAGGTAATATTTACAAAATAAATTTTAGAAATAAAAAAAATGGTTGGAGAAATTACTGCTTATTTTTTGGAAATTCACAAAATAAATATTTTTGTGAAAGACACCACGAAAATCTATATATGAAAGTCTTTTTGCAAAACATAAATTTGAGACCCTCGTGTTTCGCTTGTCAGTTTAAGTCTGGGAAATCAGGGAGTGATATTACGCTTGCTGATTATTGGAATATATGGAATGTGCACCCTGAATTCAATGATGAGAATGGTGTCAGCATGGTTATAATAAACAGTGAAAAGGGGAATCTGCTATTTGGTAAGGTTTCAGAACAATTACGTTTAAAAGAAACCGATTTTAGTAATTTATTAAAGTTTAATAAGAGTTGGAATACATCTCCGATATTAGATGCCCAAAAAAGAAAATTATTCTACAAGCTAATTAGCAGATATCACAATCTTGATAAGGCTTTCAATAAAGCGATCAGCCCTTTCATATTCCGAAGAATCAAGAATAAAATGTTACGAACGTTTAGAAAAAAATCAAACCATTAATTGGATAAAAATATGAAAATAGGGATACTGACATTGCCCTTTAATAATAATTATGGAGGCCTGCTACAGTCGTACGCGTTGCATTGCTATTTAGTTAATAGAGGGCACGAAGTATATTCCATACAACAACCAATTTGTCGTTATAGAAGAAAAATTAAGCTGTTTTTAAAACAAAAATTTAAAGTTGGCAATTATATCAATTCTTCAAATATAGAAAAATTTCAACATAGGTATTTTCAAGAAACTTTCCCCGTTTATAAAGATGAAGATTTTAAAAGATTAAATAAGATCGGATTTGATACTGTAATTGTCGGTAGTGACCAAGTGTGGCGTTTTGAGTATACGAAAGAAAAGTACCAAAGATATTTTCTTAATTTTATTAACAATAAACACGTAAGGAAAATAGCATACGCCGCATCTTTTGGGGTTGATTACTGGGAGGCCGATAAAGAGAAAACAAGAATAGCCGCACAATTGTTGAAACAATTTGACGCAGTCTCGGTGCGAGAAAAAAGCGGGGTGGATTTGTGCCGTGACTTTTTGAACCAGGATAATGTAATCAGCTTGCTGGATCCAACATTGCTTATGCCGGCTGATTTTTATCGAGGATTGTATACTGGTGAGGAGAAAAGCCAAAAGGGTGGCGTCGGTTACTATTTTCTGGATGAAAGTGAAGATAAGCAAGCTCTTCTGCGTAAGATCAAAGAACGATTCAGTCTTCCCTCCTTTTGTATCGGTAAAAAAAAGATTGAAAGCAAAAGAAAAGGAAGAGGGGTCTACTATCCTTCGGTGTCGCAATGGATTAAGGATTTTGATGAAGCTAATTATATTGTAACAGATTCTTACCATGGAATGCTTTTTTCAATTATTTTTAGAAAACCGTTTCTCGTAATTGGAAATTCAAAAAGAGGGTGGGTACGGTTCTCTTCATTTTTAGAAATGCTCAATTTGGAAGGCCGCCTACTCATGGATCATCGTGATATTGAAATAAACGACAGAATGATTTATGACGACCATCTTCTCGAGAAAATTAGGGAAATGAGGGAAAAAACAAGAGTATTTTTTAAAGATAATGGATTATAGGATATATGAAATACCTTATATGTCAGGAATGGGAAAATACCAGTAATAATCATGCTGGCATGAAACATATGTGTCAGCTTTTAAAAAAAAAGTATCCAGACGATTATATTGTTATAGTTTTTCCCGCACTAATTGTGCCAAAAAAATTTAATAATTTTTTTAAGAAGATTTGTTCTCTGTTTTTGCGGAATATACTAATTCCATATAAGTATAAAAAAATTGGTAAATCTCTTGCAAAAGAGATTAAAGAAAATGACGAAGTCTATTTATTGGAATATTGTACTGCTACTTGTCCACAACTGACATTAGCACGATATTTAAGAAGAAAATGTAACAACATAAAAATTTATGGTTTAGTACACTTAGTTCCCCGTGTTTTAGAAAGCTCTTTGCCTCAGAAAAAAATAAATTTTTGGATAGAACCATTAGATCAAGTTTTGACTTTAGGACGTTCTTTGTCAAATTATTTTATAAATGAGTTGAACGTATCTAAGGGTAGAGTCAGAACGTTATTCCACTATGTAGATAGCGAGTATTATAAACCTATTGAAAATAATGGTTTTAGCTCCAATAATAAAAGACTTAGAGTGTTGAGTATGGGGAATCAAGAACGAAATTTTGATTTATTGCATAAAATAGTATCTTCCGCACCCGAGATACATTTTACTATTTGCCAGGGCGTTATAAATTTAAAAAAGAGATTCGAAAATTGCCATAATGTTGAATTGATAGGTTATGTGAACGAAGAACAACTCTTATCAATTATGCAGAAATCTGATATCTCGCTTAATGTTATGAAAGATACTATCGGCAGCAATGTGATAACAACATCAATGTCTGTTGGGTTGGCAATGGTTGTGAGCGATGTCGGGTCCATCAGAGATTATTGTTATGATGGAGCTGTTTATTGTAAAAATGATGACATTAATTCCTTTGTGAATGGGCTTAGGACCTTATTAAAAGAGCCGCGTTATTTGGATGAATTAAAAGCAAAATCGTTGATAAATAGCAAACGCCTGTCTATACATGAGTTTAATAAATGTATTTCAGACAACAACTTAAATTCATGAAGACATCTACTTCTTGTCATCCCCACATTTCAAATAGTTCGGAATTTGACATGCCAAGCAAGAACAATAAATTGATAGCTAAAAATACATTGATGCTGTATTTTAGAATGCTTCTTACAATGGGGGTGTCTTTATTCACTGTTCGGGTTGTTTTGAATACTCTTGGGTCGGTTGATTACGGGTTGTACAATGTCGTCGGGGGGATTGTGGCCATGTTTTCCTTTCTTAGTGGCACAATGACCGCTGCATCCCAAAGGTTTCTTGCTTTTGAGTTAGGTCGCAAAGATTATGATCAATTAAATCGAACATTTGGTATGACCCTGTTGATTTATGTAATACTTGCTATTTTGATATTAATATTATCAGAAACAATTGGGTTATGGTTTTTAAATAATAAAATGAATATTCCTGCTGAGCGTATGAATGCTGCAATTTGGGTGTATCAATTTTCTGTTCTGTCGCTGACAATAACTATGCTCAGGACGCCTTATAACGCGTCTATTATTGCACATGAAAAAATGAACATTTATGCATATGTCAGTATTATAGAGGTTGTTCTAAAACTATTGATTGTTTATTTGTTAGTGTTATTTTCTTTTGATAAATTAAAATTGTATTCAATCCTTATGTTTTCGGTAACTTTATTGATTGCATTAATATATATTGGATATTCTCGGCAGAAGTTTCAAGAATGTCGTTTTTCGTTTTATTGGGAGAAATCTCTTTTTAAAGAAATACTATGCTTTTCAGGGTGGAGTTTATGGGGCGCAATGGCTTTTATTTTAAAAAGCCAAGGGAC contains:
- a CDS encoding alkaline phosphatase family protein — translated: MMKALMIGMDGVQEETFQRGWTPYISSLISQGEQLRLKEDLLSRGWDEILTGQHAITTGALYDRAALNGTHEWNTKFKVNDIPGLGKTVKPLWQVLNERGYRVGIMNVPTTSPAPAVDGFFVSGGGGGAAVTQGAQADHCHPKEIIPVLNDIGYISDERPQSLFGEKKLSRPKEVFSCLEKMVEKRTEAFIKLAKDYEIDFGFIVYRSSVMAEIFCLPEWHRHLANTKDINQELLDAVKHFYQHLDEQVRILNDFFSSPELLIVSDHATTVTRWHININTFLRENGFQKSSSRKQGLFKFVATLKQWAPVSLRAKLGKISKIRKAYIGVKPFDSKSSAAFCMVMGDWVPGVFINDEERFGGPVPSIDIHELSEKIVLAFNSNPECIKHGMSAWVKKDGKTASSRHFPDITFNIQDGYLISNVFQAFVTEFILPVVEPDIASLVRGPSLCAKAHIPLAIILNNKWKVEVATEKQDLRLIYDHVLEIFD
- a CDS encoding right-handed parallel beta-helix repeat-containing protein, which produces MPSQYLIARCVEKKDLRWFYSCAILIAIFFLISSKLAKSEEFYVDNKSGKDSNSGLIDRPFKSISKAMAAIKAGDTLTIISNGEDTPYWEAIQLNQSGLSGAYITIQGESENKKPIFLGNDSGSTLQCYGKKFIRVRNIIFKNSKYSTLGFSNVKNIILTGLEIYGTRKNAILVTDGGTNFQVINCIIRNVDNSGIAFMGSKFEKLSHTLVDGCTISDVLTNDGITLHKQDGYNVGSDHIISNNKISHCREQGIDITSGTKVLIENNYTFSNHDSGILIDHNASDVEIINHRSKNEKLYGLIINDSKNVVVENSSFFGAVKKTILRIKGCENLVMENNVFKSTEGSAHRYLVDICDSDTAVTNNLTFRCNQFLVSKGNLSSSMMLRYLKIIPEEIVIKWENNIWYNYENDKKVFFDANNGKYDFDKFKNKYAPSDSFVNPENDDNI
- a CDS encoding Coenzyme F420 hydrogenase/dehydrogenase, beta subunit C-terminal domain; this encodes MIKIINKADCCGCEACIQICPKSCIVPKYDDEGFLYPYTNEEQCVDCNLCTEVCPILSVSENEAKKVERVIAAINKDEEMLNNSSSGGVFIALCSEMINRGGVVYGASFDENWNVVHSAANSLRACKSFMGSKYVQSSINNIYRNVQQNLIKKKDVFFSGTPCQVAGLKRYLRKDYRNLYVCDFVCHGVPSPGVWVKYVSSVKKKIGNIYKINFRNKKNGWRNYCLFFGNSQNKYFCERHHENLYMKVFLQNINLRPSCFACQFKSGKSGSDITLADYWNIWNVHPEFNDENGVSMVIINSEKGNLLFGKVSEQLRLKETDFSNLLKFNKSWNTSPILDAQKRKLFYKLISRYHNLDKAFNKAISPFIFRRIKNKMLRTFRKKSNH
- a CDS encoding polysaccharide pyruvyl transferase family protein, giving the protein MKIGILTLPFNNNYGGLLQSYALHCYLVNRGHEVYSIQQPICRYRRKIKLFLKQKFKVGNYINSSNIEKFQHRYFQETFPVYKDEDFKRLNKIGFDTVIVGSDQVWRFEYTKEKYQRYFLNFINNKHVRKIAYAASFGVDYWEADKEKTRIAAQLLKQFDAVSVREKSGVDLCRDFLNQDNVISLLDPTLLMPADFYRGLYTGEEKSQKGGVGYYFLDESEDKQALLRKIKERFSLPSFCIGKKKIESKRKGRGVYYPSVSQWIKDFDEANYIVTDSYHGMLFSIIFRKPFLVIGNSKRGWVRFSSFLEMLNLEGRLLMDHRDIEINDRMIYDDHLLEKIREMREKTRVFFKDNGL
- a CDS encoding glycosyltransferase family 4 protein; translated protein: MKYLICQEWENTSNNHAGMKHMCQLLKKKYPDDYIVIVFPALIVPKKFNNFFKKICSLFLRNILIPYKYKKIGKSLAKEIKENDEVYLLEYCTATCPQLTLARYLRRKCNNIKIYGLVHLVPRVLESSLPQKKINFWIEPLDQVLTLGRSLSNYFINELNVSKGRVRTLFHYVDSEYYKPIENNGFSSNNKRLRVLSMGNQERNFDLLHKIVSSAPEIHFTICQGVINLKKRFENCHNVELIGYVNEEQLLSIMQKSDISLNVMKDTIGSNVITTSMSVGLAMVVSDVGSIRDYCYDGAVYCKNDDINSFVNGLRTLLKEPRYLDELKAKSLINSKRLSIHEFNKCISDNNLNS
- a CDS encoding MATE family efflux transporter translates to MKTSTSCHPHISNSSEFDMPSKNNKLIAKNTLMLYFRMLLTMGVSLFTVRVVLNTLGSVDYGLYNVVGGIVAMFSFLSGTMTAASQRFLAFELGRKDYDQLNRTFGMTLLIYVILAILILILSETIGLWFLNNKMNIPAERMNAAIWVYQFSVLSLTITMLRTPYNASIIAHEKMNIYAYVSIIEVVLKLLIVYLLVLFSFDKLKLYSILMFSVTLLIALIYIGYSRQKFQECRFSFYWEKSLFKEILCFSGWSLWGAMAFILKSQGTNILFNIFFGPIVNAACGIAYQVNTAVNLFVHNFMTATRPQITKYYAANERKKMFSLVFQSSKWSFLLLFAISMPILIETNYIFTLWLKEVPEYVILFTKLVLINTLIDSLSHPLMTAAQATGKIKQYQSIVGGVMMFNLPLSYIFLKCGFPPQVAFYIAITISIINLALRLIILKNMIGLPIVEFVRNVIIRILSISIIAYIIPIVLLRIMNDGIIRFSVIVVVGFLWICAVIYAIGISKNEKAFAIQTIKKIYFKFKPKYIG